From the genome of Candidatus Tectomicrobia bacterium:
ACCGCATCCCCTACACCGCCTCCAAGATGGCCGTCATCGGCTTCACCCGCACCCTGGCCTTCGAGCTGGGCGGGTACGGCATCACCGTCAACGCCATCTGCCCGGGCGCCACGGCCGGGCCGCGCATCCAGAGCGTCTTCGAGAACATGGCCCGGGTGCAGAACATCTCCGTCGAGGAGGCCGAGCGCGCCTTCACCGACCCGGCCGCCCTCAAGTGCCTCGTCACCCCGGAAGATCACGCCGCGGTGTGCGTCTTCCTCGCCTCGGACGATGCCGCCCACATGACGGCCCAGGACATCAACGTCACGGCCGGCCTCGTCTGGTACTGAGCCGGGGCGCCTCCTCCCGCCTCCCCTCCCGTGCTATGCTAGCGGGTTGCCGTCCCGATGGCCGGGGCGGCCGCCATCTGTCCGCTGCCTGGGATTCCAATGCCGGAGACGAACGGAGCGCCGCGCCGCGAGCGGAAGATCGTCGTCCGCGGCGCCCGCGAGCACAACCTGAAGGACCTCCACCTCGAGATCCCCCGCGACAGGCTCATCGTCGTCACGGGGCTGAGCGGGTCGGGGAAGAGCAGCCTCGCCTTCGACACCCTCTACGCCGAGGGCCAGCGCCGCTACATCGAGTCCCTCTCGGCCTACGCCCGGCAGTTCATGGACCAGATGGACAAGCCGGACGTGGACTCCATCGAGGGCCTCTCGCCCACCATCGCCATCGAACAGAAGACCATCAGCAAGAACCCCCGCTCCACCGTGGGCACGGTGACGGAGATCTACGACCACCTGCGCCTCCTCTACGCCCGGCTGGGGGCTCCCCACTGTCCCTCCTGCGGCCGGCCCATGAACGCCCTCTCGACCGAGCAGATGGTGGCCCGCGCCCTGGGTATCGGAGTGGGCAAGCGCCTCCAGGTGCTGGCGCCCCTGGTGCGGGGGCGCAAGGGCATTTACCGCAAGGAGTTCGACGACCTGCTGCGCAAGGGCTTCACCCGGGCGCGGATCGACGGGCGCTACCGCGAGCTGGAGGAGGACATCGCCCTCGACCGCCACGCCAAGCACAATATCGAGGTGGTGGTGGACCGGCTGGTCCTGAAGCCGGGGATCGAGAAACGCCTGGGCGAGTCCATCGAGACGGCGCTCTCGCTGGCGAAGGGCCTGGTGATGTTCCACGAGGAGGAGGGGAGCGAGTATCTCTTCAGCCGCCAGTCGGCCTGCGCCGAGTGCGGGGTGACGCTGCCCGAGATGGCGCCCCGGATGTTCTCCTTCAACAGCCCCTACGGCGCCTGCCCGGCCTGCGGCGGCCTGGGTTCGGTCTACCAGATGGACCCGGCCCGGGTGGTGCCCGACCCCTCCCTCTCGCTGGAGGAAGGGGCCCTCGCCCCCCTGCGGGGGAGCAAGAGCTTCCTCGCCTCCGCCGTGAAGGCGGCCATCGAGGTCTACGACATTCCCCCCGATAAGCCCTTCGCCAGGCTCTCGAAGAAGCACCAGGACATCCTCCTTCACGGGAACGGGGGGGACGCCCTGCGTGTCCGCCACAAGACGGGCGGGCGAACCCTGAGGCGGGAACGGGTCTTCCCGGGGGTGCTGGCCGCCCTGGCCGAGCGGCGGGAGGAGACCCAGAGCGACGACCTGAGGGTGGACCTGGAGCAGTACATGAGCGCCCTCCCCTGCGAGGCCTGCAAGGGCGGGCGGCTGCGGCCCGAGAGCCTGGCCGTGACCTTCGGGGGGAAGAACATCTCCGAGGCCTGCGCCATGACCATCCAGGAGGCGCGGCCCTTCTTCGCCCGGATGAGCGAGGTGCGGGCGAACGACCTGGTGGCCGAGCGCATCCTGAAGGAGATCAATGAGCGCCTGGAGTTCCTGGACCGGGTGGGGCTCGACTACCTCACCCTCGACCGCCCCACCGGCACCCTCTCGGGGGGGGAGGGTCAGCGCATCCGCCTGGCCGGGCAGATCGGGGCGAGCCTGGTGGGGGTGCTCTACATCCTCGACGAGCCCAGCATCGGCCTCCACCAGCGGGACAACCGCCGCCTCCTCGGCACCCTGCGCCGCCTGCGCGACAACGGGAACACCGTCATCGTGGTGGAGCACGACCGCGAGACCATCGAGAGCGCGGACCACGTGATCGACCTGGGCCCGGGCGCCGGGGAGCACGGGGGCCGCCTCGTGGCCTCCGGGACCCCGGACGACATCCGCGCCCACCCGGACTCCCTGACCGGGCGTTACCTGGCCGGAGAGCTCGAGGTGCCCCGGCCCGCCGGCCGGCGCAGGCCCGCGGGGCGCTTCCTCACCATCCGGGGGGCCTCCCAGCACAACCTGCGGGACATCGACGTCTCCATCCCCCTCGGGCTCTTCACCTGCGTGGCCGGGGTGAGCGGAAGCGGGAAGAGCACCCTCGTCGAGGAGATCCTCTACCGCGCCCTGGCCCGCAAGCTCTACGGCGCGCTGGCCCCCCCGGGCGCCCACCGGGCCATCGAGGGCGTCGAGCACATCGACAAGGTGATCGACATCGACCAG
Proteins encoded in this window:
- the uvrA gene encoding excinuclease ABC subunit UvrA; protein product: MPETNGAPRRERKIVVRGAREHNLKDLHLEIPRDRLIVVTGLSGSGKSSLAFDTLYAEGQRRYIESLSAYARQFMDQMDKPDVDSIEGLSPTIAIEQKTISKNPRSTVGTVTEIYDHLRLLYARLGAPHCPSCGRPMNALSTEQMVARALGIGVGKRLQVLAPLVRGRKGIYRKEFDDLLRKGFTRARIDGRYRELEEDIALDRHAKHNIEVVVDRLVLKPGIEKRLGESIETALSLAKGLVMFHEEEGSEYLFSRQSACAECGVTLPEMAPRMFSFNSPYGACPACGGLGSVYQMDPARVVPDPSLSLEEGALAPLRGSKSFLASAVKAAIEVYDIPPDKPFARLSKKHQDILLHGNGGDALRVRHKTGGRTLRRERVFPGVLAALAERREETQSDDLRVDLEQYMSALPCEACKGGRLRPESLAVTFGGKNISEACAMTIQEARPFFARMSEVRANDLVAERILKEINERLEFLDRVGLDYLTLDRPTGTLSGGEGQRIRLAGQIGASLVGVLYILDEPSIGLHQRDNRRLLGTLRRLRDNGNTVIVVEHDRETIESADHVIDLGPGAGEHGGRLVASGTPDDIRAHPDSLTGRYLAGELEVPRPAGRRRPAGRFLTIRGASQHNLRDIDVSIPLGLFTCVAGVSGSGKSTLVEEILYRALARKLYGALAPPGAHRAIEGVEHIDKVIDIDQSPIGRTPRSNPATYTGVFAPVRELFAQMPEARKRGYKGGRFSFNVKGGRCEACEGDGYIRVEMHFLPDLYAQCSECRGRRFNRDTLDIRYKGKNIAEVLDMTVEEAAAFFENINALRWKLRTLQDVGLDYVRLGQPATTLSGGEAQRIKLAKELSRQATGRTLYILDEPTTGLHFADIEKLLSVLHRLVDQGNTVVVIEHNLDVIKAADYVLDLGPEGGKGGGLLVAAGSPEDVALAEGSHTGAHLRQALRGAPAGHA